One window of Mesorhizobium loti R88b genomic DNA carries:
- a CDS encoding aldose 1-epimerase, with product MTKNSAAVAAPHTELVSISDGIATVDISPAAGGALASYRWWHNGSAVDWLRPADPAAISGRDAGAMACFPLVPYSNRIRGGRFEFAGRTVQLPSQPEDPHHEHGHGWRHPWMVMRHEASTIVLRYRHAADSWPWSYEAEQEITLADGRLCVSMAVRNLSDTPMPVGFGLHPYFPSTPWTHVQATVSGMWEADTEVLPIRHVLPPAGADPSIGFDVSEVDFDTVFTGWARRARISWPEHGRQLDIDTEAPLDFLVLYTPPGEPFFCAEPVSNITDAFNRVGDEETGCIVLAPGQTRSASVRFTPSMAV from the coding sequence ATGACAAAGAATTCCGCTGCTGTTGCCGCGCCGCACACGGAGCTGGTCTCGATCAGTGACGGCATTGCGACGGTCGACATTTCCCCGGCTGCCGGCGGGGCGTTGGCGTCGTATCGCTGGTGGCACAATGGCTCCGCCGTGGATTGGCTACGCCCTGCGGATCCGGCGGCGATCAGCGGTCGTGATGCCGGCGCCATGGCCTGCTTCCCGCTCGTACCCTATTCCAATCGCATAAGAGGCGGCCGGTTCGAATTCGCGGGGCGTACCGTCCAGCTGCCCAGCCAGCCAGAAGACCCGCACCATGAGCATGGCCATGGCTGGCGCCACCCATGGATGGTCATGAGGCACGAAGCCAGCACGATCGTCCTGCGCTATCGCCATGCCGCCGATTCCTGGCCATGGAGCTACGAGGCCGAGCAAGAAATCACCTTGGCTGACGGCAGGCTTTGCGTGAGCATGGCCGTGCGCAACCTGTCGGATACGCCGATGCCGGTCGGCTTCGGCCTTCATCCCTATTTCCCGTCGACGCCGTGGACGCATGTCCAGGCAACGGTGTCAGGCATGTGGGAAGCCGATACAGAGGTTCTGCCGATCCGGCATGTCCTGCCGCCGGCAGGAGCCGATCCGTCGATCGGCTTTGACGTATCGGAAGTGGACTTCGACACGGTCTTCACCGGATGGGCGCGCCGCGCCCGGATCTCCTGGCCGGAGCACGGCCGGCAACTGGACATCGACACCGAGGCACCGCTCGATTTCCTTGTTCTCTACACGCCGCCGGGCGAACCGTTCTTTTGCGCCGAGCCCGTCAGCAACATCACTGACGCCTTCAACCGGGTGGGCGACGAGGAGACCGGCTGCATCGTGCTGGCGCCCGGGCAGACGCGATCCGCCAGCGTTCGGTTCACGCCGTCAATGGCGGTTTGA
- a CDS encoding FadR/GntR family transcriptional regulator, with the protein MKNNKSFSTARTSRVAVAVSSGSTALHATVVEQIGLRIVQGDFLPGEALPNADDSSEMLGVSRTVLREAIKVLAGKGLVESRPKTGTRVRPRADWNFLDPDVLSWRYAGAVSADDVRALFELRRAIEPMSAALAAQRATPAQIAEINAALAEMEALVDDGDRFAKPDLLFHQTILRMTGNELIGSLAALVETALVMSFRLSNDNPDGQRHSLPLHREVAEKIAAGDALGAHKALLVLIDNAEDDVRRSVESRNKRRLDREQQS; encoded by the coding sequence ATGAAGAATAACAAATCTTTCAGCACGGCGCGCACGTCAAGGGTCGCTGTCGCGGTTTCCAGCGGCTCCACCGCGCTGCACGCAACGGTCGTCGAGCAGATCGGCCTGCGCATCGTGCAGGGCGACTTCCTGCCCGGCGAAGCCCTGCCCAATGCCGACGATTCCAGCGAGATGCTGGGCGTCAGCCGCACGGTGCTGCGCGAGGCGATCAAGGTGCTGGCCGGCAAGGGACTGGTTGAATCCAGGCCGAAGACCGGCACCCGCGTGCGTCCCCGCGCCGACTGGAATTTCCTTGACCCGGACGTGCTGTCTTGGCGCTATGCCGGCGCTGTCAGCGCCGACGACGTTCGGGCGCTGTTCGAATTGCGCCGCGCCATCGAGCCGATGTCGGCTGCACTTGCCGCCCAGCGCGCCACCCCCGCCCAGATCGCCGAGATCAATGCCGCGCTGGCCGAAATGGAAGCGCTGGTCGACGATGGCGACCGCTTCGCCAAGCCCGATCTTTTGTTTCACCAGACCATTTTGCGCATGACCGGCAATGAGCTGATCGGCTCGCTGGCCGCGCTGGTCGAAACCGCATTGGTGATGAGCTTCCGTCTCTCCAACGACAATCCGGATGGACAGCGCCATTCCTTGCCGCTGCACCGGGAAGTGGCCGAAAAGATCGCCGCCGGCGACGCACTCGGCGCACACAAGGCACTGCTGGTGCTCATCGACAATGCCGAGGACGACGTGCGCCGCAGTGTCGAGAGCCGCAACAAACGCCGCCTGGATCGGGAACAGCAGTCGTGA
- a CDS encoding IlvD/Edd family dehydratase, whose amino-acid sequence MTENKRKLRSEAWFGGEGKNAFMHRSWMKNQGIPADSFDGRPVIGICNTWSELTPCNAHLRALADHVKRGVYEAGGLPLEFPVMSLGESNMRPTAMLFRNLVSMDVEESIRGNPIDGVILLVGCDKTTPALLMGAASCNLPIITVSGGPMLNGKFRGQDIGSGTHVWKFAEEVKAGRMAVADFLAAEQGQSRSAGSCMTMGTASTMASMVEALGIGMPDNAAIPAVDSRRGVLAQMAGRQIVELVRRDVKISDILTRQAFENAIRVNGAIGGSTNAVLHLIAIANRVGVDLSLDDWDRLGRDIPTIVDLMPSGRFLMEDFYYAGGLAAVMASLDEVGLLHRDVMTVSDKTIGELIDGAPNYNSEVIRPMSEPLTEQGGISILRGNLAPDGAVIKPSAATPELMQHRGKAVVFENIEHYYARIDDPELDIDASSVMVLKNCGPRGYPGMAEVGNMPLPAKLLKQGVSDMVRISDARMSGTAYGTVVLHVAPEAAAGGALALVRDGDLIELDVAGRRLELLVSDEELAIRRRDWKPPAAPQGGYQSLYVERVLQADKGCDFDFLVGRRDAGIPRHSH is encoded by the coding sequence GTGACCGAAAACAAACGAAAACTGCGCTCGGAAGCCTGGTTCGGCGGTGAAGGCAAGAACGCTTTCATGCACCGCAGCTGGATGAAGAATCAGGGTATCCCGGCCGACTCTTTCGATGGCCGCCCCGTGATCGGCATCTGCAACACCTGGTCGGAACTGACCCCGTGCAATGCGCATCTCCGTGCCTTGGCCGATCACGTCAAGCGTGGCGTCTACGAAGCCGGCGGCCTGCCGCTGGAATTTCCTGTCATGTCGCTGGGCGAAAGCAACATGCGCCCGACCGCCATGTTGTTCCGCAATCTGGTCAGCATGGATGTTGAGGAATCGATCCGCGGCAATCCAATCGACGGCGTCATCCTGCTGGTCGGCTGCGACAAGACCACGCCGGCGCTGCTGATGGGCGCTGCGTCATGCAATTTGCCGATCATCACCGTTTCCGGCGGACCGATGCTCAACGGCAAGTTCCGTGGACAGGATATCGGCTCGGGCACCCATGTCTGGAAATTCGCTGAAGAGGTGAAGGCCGGCCGCATGGCGGTCGCCGACTTCCTCGCCGCCGAGCAGGGCCAGAGCCGATCGGCCGGCAGCTGCATGACGATGGGCACGGCCTCGACCATGGCCAGCATGGTGGAAGCACTCGGCATCGGCATGCCGGACAATGCCGCGATCCCGGCCGTGGATTCGCGGCGCGGCGTACTCGCCCAGATGGCTGGACGCCAGATCGTCGAGCTTGTCCGCAGGGACGTGAAAATTTCCGATATTCTCACCAGGCAAGCGTTCGAGAACGCCATCCGCGTCAATGGCGCGATCGGCGGCTCGACCAATGCGGTGCTGCATCTGATCGCCATTGCCAACCGGGTCGGAGTCGATCTCAGCCTCGATGACTGGGACCGCCTTGGCCGCGACATTCCGACCATTGTCGACCTTATGCCATCGGGCCGGTTCCTGATGGAAGATTTCTACTATGCCGGGGGGCTAGCTGCGGTCATGGCGTCGCTTGATGAAGTGGGGCTTCTTCATCGCGACGTCATGACCGTCAGCGACAAGACCATCGGGGAATTGATCGACGGCGCGCCGAACTACAACAGCGAGGTCATAAGGCCGATGAGCGAGCCGCTGACCGAGCAAGGTGGCATATCGATCCTGCGCGGCAATCTGGCGCCTGACGGTGCGGTCATCAAGCCGTCGGCGGCAACGCCCGAATTGATGCAGCACCGCGGCAAGGCGGTCGTGTTCGAAAACATCGAGCACTACTATGCCCGCATCGACGATCCGGAGCTGGATATCGACGCCTCCTCGGTGATGGTGCTGAAGAACTGCGGACCGCGCGGCTATCCAGGAATGGCCGAGGTCGGCAACATGCCGCTGCCGGCCAAGCTGCTCAAGCAAGGCGTCTCCGACATGGTGCGGATCTCGGACGCACGCATGAGCGGTACCGCCTACGGCACGGTGGTGTTGCATGTGGCACCGGAGGCCGCGGCTGGTGGTGCCCTGGCGCTGGTGCGCGATGGCGATCTCATCGAACTCGACGTCGCCGGCCGCCGGCTGGAGCTTCTGGTCTCGGACGAGGAACTGGCGATCCGCCGCCGCGACTGGAAGCCGCCTGCGGCACCGCAAGGCGGCTACCAGAGCCTCTATGTCGAGCGTGTGTTGCAGGCCGACAAGGGCTGCGACTTCGACTTCCTCGTCGGCCGGCGCGATGCCGGCATCCCCCGGCATTCCCACTAG
- a CDS encoding SDR family NAD(P)-dependent oxidoreductase yields the protein MTDEIGSYATYPSLKGRSVFITGGGSGIGESLVRHFCAQGSRVAFVDLAEEPSRQLVDAIAAEGHRAPLFVPCDLRNVEALQAATVQAMLHNGPIQVLCNNAGNDDRHQTKDVTVAYWDDRMAVNLRHQFFAAQAVRSQMGSLGGGSIINFGSITWMVGDPDCPAYVTAKAAVYGMTRALARELGPERIRVNCMVPGWVMTERQMRLWLNPAGERQIAERQCLPDRLQPSDIARMALFLAADDSLMCTSQQFIVDAGWV from the coding sequence ATGACGGATGAAATCGGCAGCTACGCGACCTATCCCAGCCTCAAGGGCCGCAGCGTCTTCATCACCGGCGGCGGCAGCGGCATCGGCGAGAGTCTGGTCCGCCATTTCTGCGCGCAGGGCAGCCGCGTCGCGTTCGTCGATCTGGCTGAGGAGCCCTCCCGGCAGCTGGTCGATGCGATTGCGGCTGAAGGACATCGCGCGCCGCTGTTCGTTCCCTGCGACCTGCGCAATGTCGAGGCGCTGCAGGCAGCAACGGTCCAGGCCATGCTGCACAACGGCCCGATCCAGGTTCTGTGCAACAACGCCGGCAATGACGACCGCCATCAGACCAAGGATGTGACGGTCGCCTACTGGGACGACCGCATGGCGGTCAATCTGCGCCATCAGTTCTTCGCAGCACAGGCAGTGCGGTCGCAGATGGGCTCGCTGGGCGGCGGCTCCATCATCAATTTCGGCTCCATCACCTGGATGGTCGGCGATCCCGATTGCCCGGCCTATGTCACCGCCAAGGCAGCCGTCTACGGCATGACGCGCGCGCTGGCCCGCGAGCTCGGTCCTGAACGCATTCGCGTTAACTGCATGGTGCCGGGCTGGGTGATGACCGAGCGCCAGATGCGGCTGTGGCTGAACCCGGCCGGTGAGCGCCAGATCGCGGAGAGACAGTGCCTGCCCGACCGGCTGCAGCCCTCCGACATCGCGCGCATGGCGCTGTTCCTCGCCGCCGACGACAGCCTGATGTGCACGAGCCAGCAGTTTATCGTCGACGCTGGCTGGGTGTGA